The genomic DNA TTTGCCGCTCTTTGATGTATTGGCGCAGGATGTCCATCGGCGCACCCCGCAGCTTACAAGCAACGCGTTGTGATGGGGTGATAGGGGCGGGGAAATCATTGGTTGGAAATCTTGTCAAAGTGACAAGATTGGGCGTTAATCTTATCGCTGCTATGCGGCAATGATGAGATTAAGGCATAGATGCGAGTAGATACGCATGTTCCAGCCTCTTCCAACGCAGCAGGGATGAGCTGTCGCTGAGCCAGCCTGATGTTGCCCCTGTATTCCTGGCCCCGTCCTATTCGCTATAAAGCGCCTGGTGGCGGCCGGCCTCAGCGCGTCGCCCAAGGCATGCTGCAGCGCGCCAGATGAGGCGCGTAAGCGAGTCTCAAGCGCGCAGTTTCATGGCACGCAGCAGCGCGTCAATCTGCCCGAATGCATCTTGCTGCCACTGCTCTGGCGTGCGATCACCCAACGCCTGGGTGTCTGCGACGAAACGCCTCACACAGGTGGGACCATGCCCCTCCAAGGTATCGAACTTATTGGCGATGTGTCGGAAGCCAACTTCGCCGCTGGGATGCCCTAGAAGTGGCAAGCACTCCTGTGCTAAAGCATCAATGCCGCCAGGATAGTTTCGCACGCAGTAGTAGATGTCATAGGCGTCTTTCTGCTTGTAGCGACCCGCCAGCGCATGGCCTTTCATTGCCAACAATGCAGGGATCGAACATACCGCTATCTCCACGCGGTTTGTCCCTCCGTCGGGCATCGGTCCGGACACCGCTACCAGTTGGTAAAACCGCATTGCCAGGTCGGCACCATGCGCTCGCTGCACAGCGAAGTCGTTGATCAAGGGCGGATTATTCTTAATGATTGCCGCGTCGCGCGGCATCAGAAAGTCGACCACGATGTCGATCGCTTCACCGCCATCTTGCACCGCAACTTTGCGCACCAGTTGAAAGCGTCTTAGTTCAGTGCGCTGGGCGTACCCATGGGCTTGGAGTGCGCCGATCAACGTTGCATACTCGCCGTCGCCGAGTGCTTCTGCATCCAGTCCAATGTCCACGTCGAGCGTGCCGACATGTGGCATGTCTTCGCTGGCCAGCAGCAGCCAAGGAACCGCGCCGCCGATGATGGCAAACTTCCCCTGGAAACTTCCAAGTATCTGCCCCATCTCGATCAGCACGGATTTGACGGCTGCGGTCGTGCGGTCGCCGTATTCTGCGGCAGACTGAGGTTCTTGCGGGGGGCTTATTTGGGCCACGAAAGCCTTTCTCTGCGCAAATGTTCGGCGGCTTCCGCACCGCGTTCGCCGGCAATGGATAAGTCAAGATAGGTCTGAATCGGACTCGTGCAGACAGCGCCAGGCGCCGGCTCGACTGTGTCGGCCAGCAGTTCCAAGTCCTTGGGCACAGTGACAACCACGTTCTCGCCCTTCGCAATTGGTGCGAGCTTCAGTGCTTTCTGCAGCTTGCTCAGGGCATCCTCGTCGGCGAAGAAGTAGTGCGTGCCGGTGCGCCCGTACGGAGCGAGCCAATGTGCAGCTGAGAACGACGCGAAGGCAGCATGTCCGGGACTCTTCTCGGTGCTACATGCGCGCCGCGCCGCATCTTCAAACGCACTGCCATGCATAGGCGTGTAAAAGCGCAGTCGCTCGCCTGGCGGTGCGCTGTAGCAGTCCCGCCATGCATCAAGCAGGGCATCTGGTTCTGACAGCAGCAAGCCGTCGTCTGTGGTGCGCGCCCATTCCCGGTCAATCAAACCGCTACGCACATTGCTGACGTGTCCCAAACTGACCCTGGAGATTTCGGAGAGCTCTGTGACGCGCCATGCTTTACCGGGCTCGCGCAGCATGGCGCGCAGCACCTGTGCAGACTTGGGGCTGAACAGCGATTTGAGTTCGCGTTGCACCGCGGAAGGTTTGTCCGCTACCTCACGTTCGATGAAAACACTGTCGAACGCAATGCTTGCGTTGCCCTCCAGATCCAGATAGCCCACGCCGTTCTCTTTGCACATCTGCCTCACCGCAGGTGAGAGGTAAGGGGCCATGAAGATGGGCGTCGCCTGCGGGGCCTGGTGCGTGACATAGTTCTTAAGTTCTAGAACTGCCGATCTTGCATAACGGGGCTGACCGTTCGATTTGTACTCACAGATGAGGTTGTGCGGTCGTCCGTGCACAAGCAAGCGAACGCAGAAGTCAGGCGCCCAATCGGCGTGTATCGTTTCACTCTCGATGCTCACCACCTGAAGAATGGGGATTTTTTCAAGCATGATGCGCAAGGCTTCCCCAGCATGAGTCTCTGAGGTTTTCACTGGATTTGCACTTTTCAGCATCTGCTGAAATTACCACATTTTTAGCCTTTTGGATATATTTCACTCAAAAAAGCTTTTTCAGCATCTGCTGAAACTACTCTACGCATTGAGATTTCATGAGCCGTGGATTGGATAAGTGGCATGCAACCGTCTCTCAAGACACCAAGTTACTCTTTTTAGGGAATTTCTCAACATCCTGACTAGCTAGGCGGGCGCAGCGTGGGGTTGAGGCCACCCCAGGCGCCAGGCCGATAGGCTACTCTCCGGTGTGTGGGCTGCAAACGCTTGGGCGATCTACTTGACGGGCCGCCGGCGGTCGCCCTGCAGCAGTTGCAATGACAGGTGAGATGCGGATTCGCGGATATCGTCTTCGATGCCGGCGCGCGCTGCAGTGCCATCCCGGGCCTTCAACGCGCGCAAGATCTTGCGGTGCGCGGCCATCCGCGGTGGCGAGCAGCAGATGCTGGCGATCGGGCGTGCGCTGATGGCCCGTCCCAAGCTGCTGCTGCTCGACGAGCCATCGCTGGGCCTGGCGCCGCTGATCGTCAAGGAGATCTTTTCCGTGATCCGCGCGTTGCGCGAGCGCGGTGTGACGATACTGCTGGTCGAACAGATGGCGAACCAGGCGCTGAAAGTGGCCGACCGTGCCTATGTGCTCAAGACGGGCGAAATTGCCTCGTCCGGCTCTGCCCGCGAGATGTTGGCGGATCCCGCCGTGCGCGAAGCCTATTTAGGCAAGCACTGAGAAAACGCCTAAGACGCTCGGCGCGTGTGCCAAATTGAACGCATTGCCTCCTCGGCGCCAAACGTATTGCCCCAGGACCATCATTGGAATGAGGTGCCGTCGCACGCGGCAAGCGCCGCGGCCCAGGCCATAGCCCTGGTACTAAACGGCAGCGCGCCAACTCTCAGGACCTTGACCACGGGTTACTGCCATAGGACTTACGGGCACGGACAAATCCCTGATGTTCTATGCCGCGTAGCTTCAGCAGGCTACCCACAGTCGCCTGCTGTGTGGAATAGATCTTGTCGGTCAAGGCAGTCATCGAGATCCGTAAAGCGCAGCCCGAGTATGGTTGCGATTGTGTACATCGTCTCTGCACCTTAGACAGCTGTCGAAAGTCGAGTAGCGATGAGCATTGAATGAGTCAAAACGTTTACTGGAAAGCGTCTGACAGCGAAGTGGGCGCTCAATCAATAATCTGGGCAGATGCGAATCACTCCGAATAAGGCCGAGCAAGAGCCGAACCAACTCTCCGCGCGCACCCTGAAAATTCTGATGTCATGGGAGAAAAATCACGGACTGGACATCATCCGGCAGCATCTCGACGAGGGTCTTTTTTCGCGTGATCCGGTGGAACGGTTGCTCTGCTACAGGTGGCTAGAACAACGCAGGCTGGCTCATCGGAACAACTGGGTTGTAGAGGTGGTTGTCATGGTGGGTGCCGTTGTTGCTTTAGTCGGGTGGCTCATCTGGTCTGCCTACCCATGATCCTCTGTTCCGAACGTGCGAAAAAAAACCGCCTCTAGCGGTTTGTGTAGGGTTCTGAGGTTCAGTTGTCAGCTCGGGAGTTCTGGAAGTCTTCGCGTCGTGTCGACCTACGCTTCGGTGTCATTCGTAAAACCATCAGTATCGCCAGGACCAGGCCGGAAAGGTACATCGTCCAAACTGCATAGTCGATGATCCAGTTCCTTGAGAAAGCGCACCAAAGGGCTGTGCCAGCTGAGAGCACGAAGATCAACAACAGGAAGAAAAAAATTTTGTCGGCCAAGCCCAAGGCTGCCATGAGAACAAGTGCACTGCCAAAGGCAACAAGTACAGCCGACGCTATGAAAAATGGAAAGTCAGACAAATGAACCCTCTTTCTTGAGGCTTCATTATTGTTGACACCTGTAGATACGGCAACAACATACAAGTTTCTTGGTAGGTCACCTGTAACGGTGTCGATCCAGTGCAGGCCAAGACAGCTTGTGGAGGTTTCATCCACCCATCGCAGTTAGGCTGAGGCGAGGGCCAAACCTCGGATCTGAGCAACCACATTCATCATATGAGGCAGCCATGCTGCTGAACCTGGAGAATTTTGCATGGTCGAGCTAGCTACTAAATCGGTGAAGGAAGCGGTACTAAGGGCGTTGCAAAAGAACGCGGATGACCTCCCTTTTTATCAGTAGCGAGTCGACGATCTTTCGCTTCCACCCGTGTACCGGCAGGCATTGCGGCAAGCGCTGGATGAGTGGGAGGAGCTTACGAAGTCTGCATCAGACAGTGATGCTTGAACTGGTTTCGCTCGGAGGACTGGCTACGCGGCGTGGAACCTGATGGATGCACTGTCGACAATGAGGAACGGCCAAGCTGGCGTCCGCGCGCGTAGGTGAGGCATTGCCGGCGCTGATCGTTTTTCATGCCGATTCGGACAGGACTGTGGGAGCGCGCAATGCCGAGCAGTCGGTGCAGCCAAGCGCGCGGTGCAAAGTGGGCATCGGCTGCCTGAACTTCAAGCCGCTGCTGCGCAGTATTGCGGTATCAGGCACAAGGCACTTTTGAACAGAGCGTGCATGCGGTGGAGGCAATCGCGGTAGTTAGATGGCACTGTGAGACGTAAGTCGTAACCGATTGGTTTGCTGCCGCAAAACTCGTTGTGATTGCCCTTGTAGCCGCGCATCAACGCGTAGTTGGTGCGTGCGACGTCTTCGAAGAATTCGGCGGCAGCGGCCAATGCCTTGTACCGGGCTGCAAGATCAG from Comamonas antarctica includes the following:
- a CDS encoding type IV toxin-antitoxin system AbiEi family antitoxin, with product MLKSANPVKTSETHAGEALRIMLEKIPILQVVSIESETIHADWAPDFCVRLLVHGRPHNLICEYKSNGQPRYARSAVLELKNYVTHQAPQATPIFMAPYLSPAVRQMCKENGVGYLDLEGNASIAFDSVFIEREVADKPSAVQRELKSLFSPKSAQVLRAMLREPGKAWRVTELSEISRVSLGHVSNVRSGLIDREWARTTDDGLLLSEPDALLDAWRDCYSAPPGERLRFYTPMHGSAFEDAARRACSTEKSPGHAAFASFSAAHWLAPYGRTGTHYFFADEDALSKLQKALKLAPIAKGENVVVTVPKDLELLADTVEPAPGAVCTSPIQTYLDLSIAGERGAEAAEHLRRERLSWPK